In one Nicotiana sylvestris chromosome 8, ASM39365v2, whole genome shotgun sequence genomic region, the following are encoded:
- the LOC138875903 gene encoding uncharacterized protein, which produces MGVRSIHPYAPQRVLRQLGRYQIVPENEDLSIKAQEAEGERRRLVRENEALRAQVRDYEDDLQKAESELAKARARLAKSAEGRATFVQQMKERYEKGVTGWEKAISNLEGEIDKQAKKFKVKREHCYALMARLERDLQQLHEQNQVAERNLEAKTQQIGSLLQEKGVIRERVKRVATYITMKCSSCEDMTRSMFFATVMIFVCRVMEDLYHLQEDLASWPTARPNDAPRVPGTVEELMYS; this is translated from the exons atgggcgtaaggagtattcatccatatgcaccgcagagggtcttgaggcaattggggaggtatcagattgtgcctgaaAATGAAGATCTAAGCATCAAG gcacaagaggccgaaggtgaaaggagaagattggtgcgagaaaacgaggccctcagagctcag gtacgtgactacgaagatgacctgcagaaagctgagtctgaactagcaaaagcacgggcAAGGTTGGCCAAAAGCGCCGAAGGGCGTGCAactttcgttcaacagatgaaagaaagatatgaaaaaggggtcacaggttgggaaaaggcaatcagcaacctcgagggtgaaataGATAAACAAGCCAAAAAATTTAAGGTtaaaagagaacattgttacgccttaatggcacgACTAGAAAGGGACTTACAACAACTCCAtgagcagaaccaggtagccgaaaGAAATTTGGAAGCCAAAACCCAACAAATTGGgagtttgttgcaagagaagggcgtcataagagagcgagtcaaaagggttgCTACCTATATCacaatgaagtgcagtagctgtgaggatatgacgagatctatgttcttcgccactgtgatgatttttgtttgccgagtaatggaagatctctaccaccttcagGAGGATTTAGCAAGTTGGCCTACAgcaaggccgaatgacgccccgcgggtcCCAGGGACAGTTGAGgaattgatgtattcatga